A single region of the Cereibacter sphaeroides 2.4.1 genome encodes:
- a CDS encoding DNA polymerase III subunit gamma/tau, protein MSDTPEQGYQVLARKYRPQTFADLIGQDAMVRTLKNAFAADRIAHAFVMTGVRGVGKTTTARIIAKGLNCVGPDGTGGPTTEPCGQCEPCRAISEGRHVDVMEMDAASRTGVGDIREIIDSVHYRAASARYKIYIIDEVHMLSTSAFNALLKTLEEPPAHVKFIFATTEIRKVPVTVLSRCQRFDLKRIEPEVMMAHLSRVAGKEGAELTRDALALITRAAEGSVRDAMSLMDQAIAHGAGETTADQVRAMLGLADRGRVLDLFDLVMKGEAAAALAELSGQYADGADPMAVLRDLAEITHWISIIKISPEAAEDPTTPPDERTRGLEMAERLPMRVLTRMWQMLLKAIEEVSLAPNAMMAAEMAVIRLTHVADLPDPEALIRRLQSEPRPGPGPGGGVQAGTQAAPAAPMARMQAAPPRAAHPAPQASGAATAVALAPGTLPCQSFEQMVELIRQKRDMKLLYEVETGVRLVRFAPGRIEFEPAPDAAPDLAARLSQRLQGWTGGRWGISVVSGGGAPTLAEERDKGRLEEEARALENPLVQAVMAAFPGARIAEIRRLEEQAAAEALPEVEDEWDPFEDN, encoded by the coding sequence ATGTCCGACACACCCGAGCAAGGCTATCAGGTCCTTGCCCGCAAATACCGCCCGCAGACCTTCGCCGACCTGATCGGTCAGGACGCGATGGTGCGCACGCTGAAGAACGCCTTCGCGGCGGACCGGATCGCCCATGCCTTCGTGATGACCGGCGTGCGGGGCGTGGGCAAGACGACCACGGCGCGGATCATCGCCAAGGGGCTGAACTGCGTGGGCCCGGACGGCACCGGCGGCCCCACGACCGAGCCCTGCGGCCAGTGCGAGCCCTGCCGCGCCATTTCCGAAGGCCGCCATGTCGACGTGATGGAGATGGACGCCGCCTCGCGCACCGGGGTGGGCGACATCCGCGAGATCATCGACTCGGTCCACTACCGGGCCGCCTCGGCGCGCTACAAGATCTACATCATCGACGAGGTCCATATGCTCTCGACCAGCGCGTTCAACGCGCTGCTCAAGACGCTCGAGGAACCGCCCGCCCATGTGAAATTCATTTTCGCCACCACCGAGATCCGCAAGGTGCCGGTCACGGTGCTGTCGCGCTGCCAGCGGTTCGACCTGAAGCGGATCGAGCCCGAGGTGATGATGGCCCACCTCTCCCGCGTGGCGGGGAAAGAGGGCGCAGAACTCACCCGCGATGCGCTGGCGCTCATCACCCGTGCGGCCGAAGGGTCGGTGCGCGACGCGATGAGCCTGATGGATCAGGCCATCGCGCACGGGGCGGGCGAGACCACCGCCGATCAGGTGCGCGCGATGCTGGGGCTGGCCGACCGCGGCCGCGTGCTCGATCTCTTCGATCTGGTGATGAAGGGCGAGGCGGCAGCGGCGCTGGCCGAACTCTCCGGCCAATATGCCGACGGGGCCGACCCGATGGCCGTGCTGCGCGATCTGGCCGAGATCACGCACTGGATCTCGATCATCAAGATCAGCCCCGAGGCGGCCGAGGATCCGACCACGCCGCCCGACGAACGCACACGGGGGCTCGAGATGGCGGAGCGGCTGCCGATGCGGGTGCTGACCCGCATGTGGCAGATGCTGCTCAAGGCCATCGAGGAGGTCTCGCTGGCGCCGAACGCCATGATGGCGGCCGAGATGGCGGTGATCCGCCTGACCCATGTGGCCGATCTGCCCGATCCCGAGGCGCTGATCCGCAGGCTCCAGTCCGAGCCGCGGCCCGGCCCGGGCCCGGGCGGCGGCGTTCAGGCGGGCACGCAGGCGGCGCCTGCCGCGCCGATGGCGCGGATGCAGGCTGCCCCGCCGCGCGCCGCGCACCCGGCGCCGCAGGCCTCGGGGGCCGCCACGGCCGTGGCCCTCGCTCCCGGCACCCTCCCCTGCCAGAGCTTCGAGCAGATGGTCGAGCTGATCCGGCAGAAGCGCGACATGAAGCTCTTGTACGAGGTCGAGACCGGCGTGCGCCTCGTCCGCTTCGCCCCGGGGCGGATCGAGTTCGAGCCGGCACCCGACGCCGCCCCCGATCTTGCCGCGCGGCTGTCGCAGCGGCTGCAGGGCTGGACCGGCGGGCGCTGGGGCATCTCGGTCGTCTCGGGCGGCGGCGCGCCGACGCTCGCCGAAGAGCGCGACAAGGGGCGCCTTGAAGAAGAGGCGCGCGCACTGGAAAACCCACTCGTCCAGGCGGTGATGGCCGCCTTCCCGGGCGCGCGGATCGCCGAGATCCGCAGGCTCGAGGAACAGGCCGCGGCCGAGGCTCTGCCCGAGGTCGAGGACGAGTGGGACCCGTTCGAGGACAATTGA
- a CDS encoding DUF1013 domain-containing protein: MNKPLMSKATAVWLIDNTTLSFRQIADFCGMHELEVQGIADGDVATGVKGFDPVANNQLDAIEIEKGQRDPLYKMKLKFNPAAVGEEKRRGPRYTPLSKRQDRPAAILWLVKFHPELSDGAIAKLVGTTKPTIQSIRERTHWNIGSIQPIDPVALGLCRQTELDAAVQQAARRKAAEGVVMSDDERRKLVSTEQSLSMPDEPRMPSGLEQFGRSEEEKRPADFSDADSFFNLPHGDDADEEEDEDPAR, from the coding sequence ATGAACAAGCCGCTGATGTCCAAGGCCACCGCCGTCTGGCTGATCGACAACACCACCCTCTCGTTCCGCCAGATCGCCGATTTCTGCGGAATGCACGAGCTCGAGGTGCAGGGCATCGCCGACGGTGACGTGGCGACCGGCGTCAAGGGGTTCGATCCCGTCGCCAACAACCAGCTCGACGCGATCGAGATCGAGAAGGGTCAGCGCGACCCGCTCTACAAGATGAAGCTCAAGTTCAACCCCGCCGCCGTCGGCGAGGAGAAGCGCCGCGGCCCGCGCTACACGCCGCTCTCCAAGCGGCAGGACCGGCCGGCGGCGATCCTGTGGCTGGTGAAGTTCCACCCCGAGCTCTCGGACGGCGCCATCGCCAAGCTCGTGGGCACCACCAAGCCCACCATCCAGTCGATCCGAGAGCGCACCCACTGGAACATCGGCTCGATCCAGCCCATCGATCCGGTCGCCCTCGGCCTCTGCCGCCAGACCGAGCTCGACGCAGCGGTGCAGCAAGCGGCCCGCCGCAAGGCCGCCGAAGGCGTGGTGATGAGCGACGACGAGCGGCGCAAGCTCGTCTCCACCGAACAGTCGCTCTCGATGCCGGACGAGCCGCGGATGCCCTCGGGCCTTGAGCAGTTCGGTCGCAGCGAGGAAGAAAAGCGTCCCGCCGATTTCTCGGATGCCGATTCCTTCTTCAATCTGCCGCACGGCGACGATGCGGACGAGGAAGAAGACGAGGATCCGGCCCGCTGA
- a CDS encoding COQ9 family protein has translation MDTRDGNEKTRDAILDAAVMHVPFDGWSETTLRAAIRDSGVAPGLARALFPRGGVDLALAYHRRGDERMLEKAAAADLGALRYSERVAALIRFRLEAVEDKELVRRGSTLFSLPQHAGDGARALWGTADRIWTALGDSSRDLNWYTKRATLSAVYAATVLYWLGDDTPGHYATWEFLDRRIADVLRFEKMKTEAQRNPLLRAVTAGPRMVMRRVHAPAPPADVPGRSSRF, from the coding sequence ATGGATACACGCGACGGAAACGAGAAGACCCGCGACGCCATCCTCGACGCGGCGGTGATGCATGTGCCCTTCGACGGCTGGTCGGAAACCACGCTGCGGGCCGCGATCCGCGATTCGGGCGTGGCGCCGGGGCTGGCGCGCGCGCTCTTTCCGCGCGGCGGGGTGGATCTTGCGCTGGCCTACCACCGACGCGGCGACGAGCGGATGCTCGAGAAGGCGGCGGCCGCGGATCTGGGAGCCCTGCGCTATTCCGAGCGGGTGGCGGCGCTGATCCGCTTCCGGCTCGAGGCGGTCGAGGACAAGGAGCTGGTCCGGCGCGGCTCCACCCTCTTCAGCCTGCCGCAGCATGCGGGCGACGGCGCGCGCGCGCTCTGGGGCACGGCCGACCGGATCTGGACGGCGCTCGGCGACAGCTCGCGCGACCTGAACTGGTACACCAAGCGGGCGACGCTCTCGGCGGTCTATGCGGCGACCGTGCTCTACTGGCTGGGCGACGATACGCCCGGGCACTATGCCACCTGGGAGTTCCTCGACCGCCGCATCGCCGACGTGCTGCGCTTCGAGAAGATGAAGACCGAGGCGCAGCGCAACCCGCTCCTGCGCGCCGTGACGGCAGGGCCGCGGATGGTGATGCGCCGTGTTCATGCCCCCGCTCCGCCGGCCGATGTGCCGGGCCGGTCGAGCCGCTTCTGA
- a CDS encoding YbaB/EbfC family nucleoid-associated protein has translation MLKGLGGLGDMAKMMKAAQGFQEKMAQLQEDLGGMTVVGESGAGLVRATATAKGELTGLEIDPSIFVASEKEVVEDLILAAIKDAQSKASERAKEEMGKLTEGLGLPPGMKLPF, from the coding sequence ATGCTGAAGGGTTTGGGCGGTCTTGGCGACATGGCCAAGATGATGAAGGCCGCGCAGGGATTCCAGGAGAAGATGGCGCAGCTTCAGGAAGATCTGGGCGGCATGACCGTCGTGGGCGAATCGGGCGCGGGTCTCGTGCGCGCCACGGCGACCGCCAAGGGCGAGCTGACCGGCCTCGAGATCGACCCGTCGATCTTCGTCGCCTCGGAGAAGGAAGTGGTCGAGGATCTGATCCTCGCCGCGATCAAGGATGCCCAGTCCAAGGCCTCGGAACGGGCCAAGGAAGAGATGGGCAAGCTAACGGAAGGCCTCGGCCTGCCGCCGGGCATGAAGCTGCCCTTCTGA
- a CDS encoding bifunctional 2',3'-cyclic-nucleotide 2'-phosphodiesterase/3'-nucleotidase, producing MRREDDHRERRPQVLAEPPADPARLRLRLLATTDLHAEILPYDYHADRPAPGLGLATTATLIAEARAEATNTLLFDNGDLLQGTPMGDLWAQRAPEGIHPLIAAMKALGYDAATVGNHDFDYGLDHLDRTLADATWPVVSSNALLTLGAEPAADRTLLPPAAILDREMIDEAGQPHRLRIGVLGLLPPQVPVWNRAVLGDRLQVRDIAEAAAGHLAALRAEGCDLVVALCHSGIGAPEAQPEQEDAALPVAALEGIDAVVTGHSHLVFPAPGFPPRPGADATLGRLAGKPAVMAGARGSHLGVIDLLLARDAQGWRVAEAQVEARPVRRAGSPVQACPKLTALAAPAHAETLRHIRRPIGHSTVRIASHFALVAPTASLSLVAEAQAAHLAEHIAGSPLAGLPILSAAAPFKAGGRAGPAHYSDVPAGPLALRHAVDLYIYPNLIAAVRLTGAQIAEWLERAASLFARIEPGGVDQPLLDPEMPSYGFDPIQGLTFSIDLAQPARYDAHGRIVRPEARRILDLRWQDRPLDPTQPFAVATNSYRAASCSRQFGPLPTWIGTEPIRDILSRHISRTSPLAPEVPRFWRFRPMPGTTAIFETAPAPAEPPPFLDLTRLPSSPAGFSRFRLAL from the coding sequence ATGAGACGAGAGGACGATCACCGCGAGAGGCGGCCGCAGGTGCTGGCGGAGCCGCCCGCAGACCCGGCCCGGCTCCGGCTGCGCCTGCTCGCCACGACGGACCTTCATGCCGAGATCCTGCCCTACGACTATCATGCCGACCGGCCGGCGCCGGGGCTGGGCCTCGCCACCACCGCGACCCTCATCGCCGAGGCGCGCGCCGAAGCCACGAACACGCTGCTCTTCGACAATGGCGATCTGCTGCAGGGCACGCCGATGGGCGATCTCTGGGCGCAGCGGGCGCCCGAAGGGATCCATCCCCTGATCGCGGCCATGAAGGCCCTCGGCTACGATGCGGCGACGGTCGGCAACCACGACTTCGACTACGGTCTGGATCATCTCGACCGCACGCTCGCCGACGCGACCTGGCCCGTCGTCTCGAGCAATGCGTTGCTGACGCTCGGAGCCGAGCCTGCGGCAGACCGGACGCTGCTGCCCCCGGCGGCGATCCTCGACCGCGAGATGATCGACGAGGCGGGGCAGCCGCACCGTCTGCGGATCGGGGTGCTGGGCCTCCTGCCGCCGCAGGTGCCGGTGTGGAACCGCGCCGTGCTGGGCGACCGGCTGCAGGTGCGCGACATCGCCGAGGCGGCGGCGGGCCATCTGGCGGCGCTTCGGGCCGAGGGCTGCGATCTCGTCGTGGCGCTCTGCCATTCGGGGATCGGCGCGCCCGAGGCCCAGCCCGAGCAGGAGGATGCGGCGCTGCCCGTGGCGGCGCTCGAGGGGATCGACGCGGTGGTGACGGGCCACAGCCACCTCGTCTTTCCCGCGCCGGGCTTCCCGCCGCGGCCCGGAGCCGATGCCACGCTGGGGCGGCTCGCGGGCAAGCCCGCCGTAATGGCCGGCGCCCGCGGCTCGCATCTGGGGGTGATCGATCTCCTGCTGGCCCGGGACGCCCAAGGCTGGCGCGTGGCGGAGGCGCAGGTCGAGGCCCGCCCGGTGCGGCGCGCGGGAAGCCCCGTGCAGGCCTGCCCGAAGCTCACCGCGCTTGCCGCGCCCGCCCATGCCGAGACCCTCCGCCACATCCGCCGCCCCATCGGCCACTCGACGGTGCGGATCGCGAGCCATTTCGCCCTCGTGGCGCCCACGGCCTCGCTGTCGCTCGTAGCCGAGGCGCAGGCCGCCCATCTGGCAGAGCACATCGCGGGAAGCCCCCTCGCGGGCCTGCCGATCCTGTCGGCGGCGGCGCCCTTCAAGGCGGGGGGGCGCGCCGGGCCTGCCCATTACAGCGACGTGCCGGCTGGACCGCTCGCGCTGCGCCATGCGGTCGATCTCTATATCTACCCGAACCTCATCGCCGCCGTCCGGCTGACCGGCGCCCAGATCGCGGAATGGCTCGAGCGGGCCGCGAGCCTCTTCGCCCGGATCGAACCGGGGGGAGTCGACCAGCCGCTCCTCGATCCCGAGATGCCGAGCTACGGCTTCGACCCGATCCAGGGACTGACCTTCTCGATCGACTTGGCCCAGCCCGCGCGCTACGACGCCCACGGCCGGATCGTCCGCCCCGAGGCGCGGCGCATCCTCGACCTGCGCTGGCAGGACCGGCCGCTGGACCCGACGCAGCCCTTCGCGGTGGCCACCAACAGCTACCGCGCCGCCAGCTGCAGCCGGCAGTTCGGCCCCCTGCCGACCTGGATCGGCACCGAGCCGATCCGCGACATCCTGAGCCGCCACATCTCCCGGACCTCGCCGCTGGCCCCCGAGGTGCCCCGCTTCTGGCGCTTCCGGCCGATGCCCGGCACCACGGCGATCTTCGAGACGGCCCCCGCCCCGGCCGAGCCGCCGCCCTTCCTCGATCTGACCCGGCTCCCTTCCTCGCCTGCGGGGTTCTCGCGCTTCCGCCTCGCCCTCTGA
- the opgC gene encoding OpgC domain-containing protein, producing MPPNPSRSSAARINGVDVTRSLAIMLAMLSHTLIQFDVFEAWHGPTATFTRFAIQTAPVTFICLFGAMLEIVYAPRFAAGGAEAATRQLWTRALQCYLLYALTVIALHVSGGQSLGYTIRCLLMLGVTPYADILKFYALALLAAPLLLRMRLRHGLGAVLLFAVAVPAAHPLLAQLPEPPLLFGRDYLQKPASFLYGGTSEAGGPSVLHGLALVAAGMILGRGVRLLLSAEASERRRGALVLGLMLATTAGASAALWNWQAPYQTVVAIADMSLRNDNHPIYAAIGLTATLLEVLLAVLLFDRLGRRWGKPVLFLGRTSLFTFSFGNILLYLAPERLPALGGGLPLALVFFAIMLGQSWLFLRLMTPVSPEASRVWTRIATGFQRLVRGMQRPVDRTVSRLVPASA from the coding sequence ATGCCGCCCAATCCTTCCCGGAGTTCCGCCGCGCGCATCAACGGCGTGGACGTGACCCGCTCGCTCGCGATCATGCTGGCCATGCTGAGCCATACGCTGATCCAGTTCGACGTGTTCGAGGCGTGGCACGGCCCGACCGCCACCTTCACCCGCTTCGCGATCCAGACCGCGCCGGTGACCTTCATCTGCCTGTTCGGCGCGATGCTCGAGATCGTCTATGCGCCGCGCTTCGCTGCGGGCGGGGCCGAGGCGGCTACCCGGCAGCTCTGGACGCGGGCGCTGCAATGCTACCTGCTCTATGCGCTGACGGTGATCGCGCTGCATGTCTCGGGCGGTCAGTCGCTGGGCTATACGATCCGCTGCCTCCTGATGCTGGGCGTGACGCCCTATGCGGATATCCTGAAGTTCTACGCCCTGGCCCTCCTCGCCGCGCCCCTGCTCCTGCGGATGCGGCTCCGCCACGGGCTCGGCGCGGTGCTCCTCTTTGCGGTGGCGGTGCCCGCCGCCCATCCGCTGCTGGCCCAGCTGCCGGAGCCGCCGTTGCTCTTCGGGCGCGACTACCTCCAGAAGCCCGCGAGCTTCCTCTATGGCGGCACCAGCGAGGCGGGCGGCCCGTCGGTGCTGCACGGGCTCGCGCTGGTCGCGGCGGGCATGATCCTCGGGCGCGGCGTGCGGCTCCTCCTGTCCGCAGAGGCGTCCGAGCGGCGCCGCGGCGCGCTCGTGCTCGGGCTGATGCTGGCCACGACGGCCGGTGCCTCGGCGGCGCTATGGAACTGGCAGGCGCCCTACCAGACCGTCGTGGCGATCGCCGACATGAGCCTGCGCAACGACAACCATCCGATCTATGCCGCCATCGGCCTCACGGCCACGCTTCTTGAGGTGTTGCTGGCGGTGCTGCTCTTCGACCGGCTGGGGCGGCGGTGGGGCAAGCCCGTCCTGTTCCTCGGGCGGACCAGCCTCTTCACCTTCTCCTTCGGCAACATCCTGCTCTATCTCGCGCCCGAGCGGCTGCCCGCGCTGGGAGGCGGCCTGCCGCTCGCGCTTGTCTTCTTCGCGATCATGCTGGGGCAGAGCTGGCTCTTCCTGCGGCTGATGACCCCGGTCTCGCCCGAGGCCAGCCGGGTCTGGACGCGCATTGCGACCGGCTTCCAGCGCCTCGTGCGGGGGATGCAGCGCCCCGTCGACCGGACCGTCTCGAGGCTCGTACCTGCGAGCGCGTGA
- the rpsU gene encoding 30S ribosomal protein S21, translating into MQVSVRDNNVEQALRALKKKLQREGVFREMKLKQHFEKPSVKRAREQAEAVRRARKLARKKAQREGAL; encoded by the coding sequence ATGCAGGTCAGCGTCCGCGACAACAACGTCGAACAGGCCCTCCGGGCCCTCAAGAAAAAGCTCCAGCGCGAAGGCGTGTTCCGCGAAATGAAGCTCAAGCAGCATTTCGAGAAACCCTCCGTCAAGCGCGCCCGTGAGCAAGCCGAAGCGGTCCGCCGTGCGCGCAAGCTCGCGCGCAAGAAGGCGCAGCGCGAAGGCGCTCTCTGA
- a CDS encoding NAD(P)H-quinone oxidoreductase produces MSLPETMRAIEISRPGGPEVLRPATVPVPVPGHGQILIRVAYAGVNRPDALQRAGAYAPPPGASPLPGLEASGTVAAVGPGVTRWRVGEEVCALLPGGGYADYAVTPADHALPVPSGLTLREAACLPETCFTVWSNVALRGGLRAGERFLVHGGSSGIGTTAIQLAAALGARVFATAGSEEKCAACRALGAERAINYREEDFVAVLKAEGGADLILDMVGGSYLPRNVKALATEGRLVQIAFLEGTKVELNFAEVMMRRLTITGSTLRPQSDLAKARYARDIETQVWPLVARGALRPVIDSEFPIEQAAEAHARMEGSSHIGKIVLKL; encoded by the coding sequence GTGAGCCTGCCCGAGACGATGCGTGCCATCGAGATCAGCCGACCCGGAGGGCCCGAGGTCCTGCGCCCCGCCACGGTGCCGGTCCCGGTGCCCGGCCACGGCCAGATCCTGATCCGCGTGGCCTATGCCGGGGTCAACCGACCCGATGCGCTGCAGCGCGCGGGCGCTTATGCGCCTCCGCCCGGCGCCTCGCCGCTGCCGGGGCTCGAGGCCTCGGGAACCGTCGCGGCGGTGGGCCCGGGCGTCACCCGCTGGCGCGTGGGCGAGGAGGTTTGCGCCCTGCTGCCGGGCGGCGGCTATGCCGACTATGCGGTGACCCCGGCCGACCATGCGCTGCCGGTGCCGTCGGGGCTCACCCTGCGCGAGGCCGCCTGCCTGCCCGAGACCTGCTTCACCGTCTGGTCGAACGTGGCGCTCCGCGGCGGGCTCCGGGCGGGCGAGCGCTTCCTCGTCCATGGCGGCTCGTCGGGGATCGGCACCACCGCGATCCAGCTGGCCGCGGCCTTGGGCGCCCGCGTCTTCGCCACCGCCGGCTCCGAGGAGAAATGCGCGGCCTGCCGGGCGCTCGGGGCGGAACGGGCGATCAACTACCGCGAGGAGGATTTCGTGGCCGTGCTCAAGGCCGAAGGCGGAGCGGACCTGATCCTCGACATGGTGGGCGGCAGCTACCTGCCGCGCAACGTCAAGGCGCTCGCGACCGAGGGACGGCTGGTGCAGATCGCCTTCCTCGAGGGCACGAAGGTGGAGCTGAACTTCGCCGAGGTGATGATGCGCCGGCTGACGATCACCGGGTCCACGCTCCGGCCGCAGAGCGATCTGGCCAAGGCCCGCTATGCCCGCGACATCGAGACGCAGGTCTGGCCGCTGGTCGCGCGCGGCGCGCTGCGCCCGGTGATCGACAGCGAGTTCCCGATCGAGCAGGCGGCCGAGGCACATGCCCGCATGGAAGGCTCGTCCCACATCGGCAAGATCGTCCTGAAACTCTGA
- a CDS encoding ribonuclease T2 family protein yields MRLLAFTLALAAAPALADHDRAGDFTHYILALSWEPTWCALEGEARGAEECSWGRGFVLHGLWPQREQGWPAFCLTTERDPSRRETAGMADLIAPGLAWHQWKKHGRCAGLPATDYFALMRRAVERVVVPEPLRHLPVDISLPPRVLEEAFTEANPGLAPEGITVACEAGHVQEVRICLTKDLDFRPCALEARPDCPLPLAKMDRP; encoded by the coding sequence ATGCGTCTGCTGGCTTTCACGCTTGCGCTGGCTGCGGCTCCCGCGCTCGCAGACCACGACCGGGCGGGGGATTTCACCCATTACATCCTCGCGCTGAGCTGGGAGCCCACCTGGTGCGCACTCGAGGGCGAGGCACGCGGGGCCGAGGAATGCAGCTGGGGCCGCGGCTTCGTGCTCCACGGGCTCTGGCCGCAGCGCGAGCAGGGCTGGCCCGCCTTCTGCCTGACAACCGAGCGCGATCCGTCGCGGCGCGAGACGGCCGGGATGGCCGATCTGATCGCGCCGGGGCTCGCGTGGCATCAATGGAAGAAGCACGGCCGCTGCGCGGGCCTGCCGGCCACGGACTATTTCGCGCTGATGCGCCGCGCGGTGGAGCGCGTCGTAGTCCCCGAGCCGCTCCGGCACCTGCCCGTGGACATCTCGCTGCCGCCCCGCGTGCTGGAAGAGGCTTTCACCGAAGCCAATCCGGGCCTCGCGCCCGAGGGCATCACCGTGGCCTGCGAGGCAGGCCATGTGCAGGAGGTGCGGATCTGCCTGACGAAGGATCTGGACTTCCGCCCCTGTGCGCTCGAGGCGCGGCCGGATTGCCCGCTGCCGCTCGCGAAGATGGACCGGCCCTAG
- the recR gene encoding recombination mediator RecR, whose protein sequence is MAEAPGDIERLIELMARLPGLGPRSARRAVLLMLKKRGAVMAPLAQAMAEVATSARDCVRCGNITNADLCGICRDERRATGELCVVEDVADLWALERAGAFRGRYHVLGGVLSALDSVGPEELRIPRLAERVREEGISEVILALNATVDGQTTAHYIADVLEPSGVQVTSLAQGVPIGGELDYLDDGTIGAALRARRRF, encoded by the coding sequence ATGGCCGAAGCCCCCGGCGACATCGAGCGTCTGATCGAGCTGATGGCGCGGCTGCCGGGGCTCGGGCCCCGCTCCGCCCGCCGGGCGGTGCTTCTGATGCTGAAGAAGCGGGGGGCCGTCATGGCCCCTCTGGCACAGGCCATGGCCGAAGTCGCGACCAGCGCGCGCGATTGTGTGCGCTGCGGCAACATCACGAACGCCGATCTCTGCGGGATCTGCCGCGACGAGCGCCGCGCCACGGGCGAGCTCTGCGTGGTGGAGGATGTGGCCGACCTCTGGGCGCTCGAGCGCGCAGGCGCCTTCCGCGGCCGCTATCATGTGCTGGGCGGCGTTCTCTCGGCGCTGGATTCGGTCGGCCCCGAGGAGCTGCGCATCCCCCGCCTCGCCGAGCGGGTGCGCGAGGAGGGCATCTCCGAGGTGATCCTCGCGCTCAATGCAACGGTGGACGGCCAGACCACGGCCCATTACATCGCCGACGTGCTCGAGCCTTCGGGCGTGCAGGTCACGTCGCTGGCCCAGGGCGTGCCCATCGGCGGCGAGCTCGACTATCTCGACGACGGCACCATCGGTGCCGCCCTCCGCGCCCGCCGGCGGTTCTGA
- the nudC gene encoding NAD(+) diphosphatase, protein MRIAETVTFGGSGLDRAGRLRGDAASLARLLAGDCVLPIWRGRPLCAEEGALGWLPPGHPVLAGAEEPIFLGLDGEAPRFAADISHWSPEAGAEAVQGGFFDPGFQSHPALPGAPGFGDLRGLMLALSPREAELAATAKALVQWHRSHRFCSTCGAPSAPSEGGWHRRCTACGAQHFPRTDPVVIMLVTHGNRALVGRSPGWPEGVYSCLAGFVEPGETIEAAVRREVMEEAGVTVGPVRYLASQPWPFPASLMMGCHGIALTDVITLDPVELEDARWITREEMVTVMAGRHPEVRPARKGAIAHFLISNWLADRLD, encoded by the coding sequence ATGCGGATCGCGGAGACAGTGACCTTCGGAGGGTCGGGGCTCGACCGGGCCGGCCGGCTGAGGGGCGATGCCGCAAGTCTCGCGCGGCTTCTGGCGGGCGACTGTGTCCTGCCGATCTGGCGCGGCCGTCCGCTCTGCGCCGAGGAAGGCGCGCTGGGCTGGCTTCCGCCCGGCCATCCCGTGCTGGCCGGGGCGGAGGAGCCGATCTTTCTCGGGCTCGACGGCGAGGCGCCCCGCTTTGCGGCCGACATCTCGCACTGGTCGCCCGAGGCCGGCGCCGAGGCTGTTCAGGGCGGGTTCTTCGATCCGGGGTTCCAGTCGCATCCCGCCCTGCCGGGCGCGCCGGGCTTCGGCGACCTGCGCGGCCTGATGCTCGCGCTCTCGCCGCGCGAGGCGGAGCTGGCCGCCACCGCCAAGGCGCTCGTGCAGTGGCACCGCAGCCATCGCTTCTGCTCGACCTGCGGCGCGCCTTCGGCACCCTCCGAGGGCGGCTGGCACCGCCGCTGCACCGCCTGCGGCGCGCAGCATTTCCCCCGCACCGATCCGGTGGTCATCATGCTGGTGACCCATGGCAACCGCGCGCTGGTCGGCCGGTCGCCGGGCTGGCCCGAGGGGGTCTATTCCTGCCTCGCGGGCTTCGTCGAGCCCGGCGAGACGATCGAGGCCGCCGTGCGCCGCGAGGTGATGGAGGAGGCGGGCGTGACCGTGGGCCCGGTGCGCTATCTGGCGAGCCAGCCCTGGCCCTTCCCGGCCTCGCTCATGATGGGCTGCCACGGGATCGCCCTCACCGATGTCATCACGCTCGATCCGGTGGAGCTCGAGGATGCGCGCTGGATCACGCGCGAGGAGATGGTGACGGTGATGGCGGGGCGTCATCCCGAGGTCCGGCCTGCGCGCAAAGGCGCCATCGCGCACTTCCTGATCTCCAACTGGCTTGCGGACCGTCTGGATTGA